The genome window CAAGTTCACGCATCGCTGTTACAATAAATTTGTGTTGAGGATCAAAAAAGTATTCAGGAATTAGTTTATCAGTGTAACCAAATATACTTGAAGGAGTAGTTAGTATGGTTCCAAGCACTGCTTGTTCAGCTTCTCTAGAATGTGGAAGCCCTGTAATTGAATGTGTAAATTGCGGAGTTGTTGTCATGAATTAACCTATAAAAACGCTTAGTTTATAAATTTGAGCATCAACTCCATTTGAATTATAATGAAATTTCTTCTGATTTGGCAGTAAAAGTATTCCGTTGAGTGGAGTGATCTGAACTTCTAAGCGCTCTTCGTAAATCTCTCGGTTCAATAGAAAATTCTTTTAATTTTCTATGTAAAGTATTTCTATTACAGCCAAGAACATCTGCGGCTTTACTTTGATTTCCTTTGGTTTTTTTCAAAACTAAAGCAAACAGAGGACGTTCAACATGAGCTAACACAGTTTTTAAAATGTCATTTGGAGAATCTTCATCAAATTTTTCAAATAGA of Pigmentibacter sp. JX0631 contains these proteins:
- a CDS encoding helix-turn-helix domain-containing protein, with translation MNSENLNRTIEGATVQGPADDNDNSPMANEKLLSFSTCPDEYKMFIEETSLEKLVYWKLFNLFEKFDEDSPNDILKTVLAHVERPLFALVLKKTKGNQSKAADVLGCNRNTLHRKLKEFSIEPRDLRRALRSSDHSTQRNTFTAKSEEISL